In Aquiflexum balticum DSM 16537, a single genomic region encodes these proteins:
- a CDS encoding efflux RND transporter permease subunit, whose translation MQEQHHFFVRRPIVAIVIAIVTVTIGLVALGGLPIEQYPNITPSVVRVSTNYTGASAVSVEQSVATPLEQKINGVENMIYMKSTNANDGSMSIQVTFDIGTDPDMNTVFTQNRVASAMAKLPQEVTRMGVTTEKSMSNILLLLSLVSPDGRYDQKFLGNYSMINIRDNLARIPGVGRVTVIGSSDYSMRIWVKPDILAKMGITIAEITEAIRAQSTIVPGGKLGAEPAPPGTDFTYVIRLPERLQSEEEFNEIIVRTHPDGSQVRIKDIARVELGTESYGAFTTTDQAQSALISIYQSPGSNAVKVAEDVMKEMENLAQSYPEGIEHSITLDSTKPISAGIAEIVETLVIALLLVIFVVYIFIQDWRATLIPTLAIPVSLVGAFMLFPLLGFSINVLSLLGLVLAIGIVVDDAIVVVEAVQVKMDGGMGAKQATTEAMKEVTAPIIATSLVLIAVFVPVVAIPGITGRLYQQFAITIAVSVFISSINALSLSPALCSLLLKPKKEGERKGLLGRFFNSFDKAFEKSTQSYMGVTRVVGGKLKRGVVFILLTVVAAGILGYTLPGGFIPEEDQGYIFVSMQLPNAASLQRSREVAQKVEKIIAGIPEVETFATAVGYNLLADAMSTNSVFMFVSLKDWEERGGMTAIKVSQKINGILATQVKDAFAFSFGPPAIPGLGSGSGFSIMIQDQLGEDPKYLFNNTMAFIQAANQRPEIGRASTQYQASVPQRFIEFDNDKILKTGVRLQDVYSTFGAFTGGAYVNDFTKFGRIYRAYIQAESEYRQNEKGLDLFFVKNKDGESVPISTFAEVKDVSGPEYTTRFNLYRSAEVTGVPAPGYSSIEALNALEEVAAEVLPSNMSYSWNGMSYQEKKSSGSAGVIFAFSFFLVFLILAAQYESWSLPLSIMLGTPFAILGAFLFLVVARYFSISFENNIFAQISLILLIAMAAKNAILIVEFAKLKFDEGLSLYDAAMDAAKLRFRPILMTVFSFVLGILPLVLASGSGAEARKVMGMALLGGIGIATFLGVFMYPMLFVLIGKLFGYEKKRDLEKLKSNPSSS comes from the coding sequence ATGCAAGAGCAACATCACTTTTTCGTAAGAAGACCTATAGTAGCCATAGTCATCGCCATCGTGACGGTGACCATTGGTCTGGTCGCCTTAGGAGGACTTCCCATCGAACAGTATCCCAACATCACACCGTCGGTTGTGCGTGTTTCTACAAATTATACAGGTGCCAGTGCCGTGAGTGTGGAACAGTCGGTAGCTACGCCACTTGAACAAAAAATCAACGGGGTGGAAAACATGATCTACATGAAGTCCACCAATGCCAATGATGGTTCAATGAGCATTCAGGTGACTTTTGATATTGGCACCGACCCGGATATGAATACTGTTTTTACCCAAAACAGGGTGGCATCGGCCATGGCCAAGCTGCCGCAGGAAGTGACCCGGATGGGGGTAACCACAGAAAAATCCATGTCCAATATTCTATTGCTGCTTTCCCTGGTATCCCCGGATGGAAGGTATGATCAGAAGTTTTTGGGAAATTATTCCATGATCAACATCAGGGACAATCTCGCCCGGATACCCGGGGTTGGCCGGGTGACTGTAATCGGATCTTCAGATTATTCCATGCGGATTTGGGTGAAACCCGACATCCTTGCAAAAATGGGGATTACAATTGCTGAAATTACAGAGGCTATCAGAGCCCAAAGTACTATTGTGCCGGGAGGCAAACTTGGTGCAGAGCCTGCACCGCCCGGTACAGACTTTACTTACGTCATCAGGCTGCCTGAAAGACTTCAGTCAGAAGAGGAATTCAACGAGATCATCGTAAGAACACACCCTGACGGTTCTCAGGTCAGGATCAAGGACATTGCTAGAGTGGAATTGGGCACAGAAAGTTATGGTGCTTTCACTACCACAGACCAGGCTCAATCCGCTTTGATTTCCATTTACCAGTCCCCAGGCTCAAATGCCGTTAAGGTGGCTGAGGATGTGATGAAAGAGATGGAGAATCTCGCCCAAAGTTATCCGGAAGGTATAGAGCATTCCATTACATTGGATTCAACCAAGCCCATCTCCGCAGGTATTGCAGAAATCGTTGAAACATTGGTAATTGCTTTGCTTTTGGTGATTTTTGTAGTTTATATCTTCATTCAGGATTGGAGGGCAACCCTGATTCCTACTTTGGCCATTCCGGTATCTTTGGTTGGTGCGTTTATGTTGTTCCCTTTGTTGGGATTCAGTATCAATGTTTTGTCTCTATTGGGTTTGGTCCTTGCCATCGGTATAGTGGTGGATGATGCCATCGTGGTGGTAGAGGCTGTACAGGTGAAGATGGATGGAGGCATGGGAGCCAAACAGGCAACTACTGAAGCCATGAAAGAGGTTACTGCACCCATCATTGCCACTAGCCTTGTATTGATTGCGGTATTCGTTCCTGTAGTGGCCATTCCGGGAATAACAGGTCGCTTATACCAGCAGTTTGCCATTACCATTGCCGTATCTGTATTCATTTCAAGTATCAATGCCTTATCCTTAAGTCCGGCGCTTTGCTCCCTTTTATTGAAACCCAAAAAAGAAGGTGAAAGAAAAGGGCTGTTGGGCAGATTTTTCAATTCATTTGATAAAGCTTTCGAAAAATCCACCCAATCCTATATGGGTGTCACCCGGGTAGTGGGGGGTAAATTGAAACGTGGTGTGGTTTTTATTTTATTGACAGTAGTAGCTGCAGGTATATTGGGTTATACCTTGCCGGGCGGATTTATTCCTGAGGAAGATCAGGGATATATTTTCGTCAGTATGCAGCTCCCCAATGCTGCCAGCTTACAGCGCTCCCGTGAGGTGGCACAAAAAGTGGAAAAAATTATTGCCGGAATTCCCGAAGTGGAGACCTTTGCAACAGCAGTAGGATACAACTTATTGGCGGATGCCATGAGTACCAATTCCGTTTTCATGTTTGTCAGTTTAAAAGATTGGGAGGAGCGGGGAGGCATGACCGCCATCAAAGTTTCGCAGAAAATAAACGGAATCCTCGCCACCCAGGTCAAAGATGCCTTTGCGTTTTCATTTGGTCCTCCTGCCATACCCGGTTTGGGTTCAGGTTCCGGATTCAGTATTATGATTCAGGATCAATTGGGTGAAGACCCAAAATATCTTTTTAACAATACAATGGCCTTTATCCAAGCTGCCAATCAAAGACCGGAAATTGGAAGAGCTTCCACACAATATCAGGCATCGGTTCCGCAGCGTTTTATTGAATTTGACAATGATAAGATATTAAAAACAGGAGTCAGACTTCAGGATGTCTATTCCACTTTTGGTGCCTTTACAGGGGGTGCTTATGTCAATGATTTTACAAAATTCGGAAGGATTTACAGGGCGTATATCCAAGCTGAGTCGGAATACAGGCAAAATGAGAAAGGCCTAGACCTGTTTTTTGTGAAAAACAAGGATGGGGAATCAGTCCCGATAAGTACCTTCGCGGAGGTCAAGGATGTCAGTGGCCCAGAATATACGACCAGGTTTAATCTTTACAGGTCGGCTGAGGTAACGGGTGTACCTGCTCCGGGTTATAGTTCCATTGAGGCTTTGAATGCTTTGGAGGAAGTAGCGGCAGAAGTTCTGCCTTCGAATATGTCCTACAGTTGGAATGGAATGAGTTATCAGGAAAAAAAATCTTCGGGTTCTGCCGGGGTTATTTTTGCGTTTTCCTTCTTTTTGGTATTTCTGATACTGGCAGCCCAATACGAAAGTTGGTCACTTCCATTGAGTATCATGTTGGGAACTCCCTTCGCGATATTGGGAGCTTTCCTGTTTTTGGTCGTGGCCAGGTATTTCAGTATCAGTTTTGAAAACAATATTTTCGCACAGATATCCCTGATTCTCTTGATTGCCATGGCTGCCAAAAATGCGATTTTGATCGTAGAATTTGCCAAGCTGAAGTTTGATGAAGGTTTATCCCTATACGATGCGGCCATGGATGCCGCAAAACTCAGGTTCAGACCGATTTTGATGACGGTATTTTCATTTGTGCTTGGCATACTTCCCTTGGTACTTGCCTCCGGATCAGGGGCTGAAGCAAGAAAGGTGATGGGAATGGCCTTGTTGGGCGGGATTGGAATCGCTACATTTTTGGGTGTTTTCATGTATCCGATGCTCTTTGTTTTGATAGGTAAGCTCTTTGGTTATGAGAAAAAAAGAGATTTGGAAAAATTAAAATCAAATCCATCTTCATCATGA
- a CDS encoding DUF2141 domain-containing protein, with product MMKLLLILSLIVGTMLFEQDSNSLTLTVTNVKNEQGVVRVLLFKGESGFPDDPDKAFKSASVKISGNKAITVFDNIPEGTYALSVFHDSQNTGKLRTNAFGIPRDGYGFSNDAMGTFGPPSFDKAAFKVTAGKNNVSINLR from the coding sequence ATGATGAAATTACTTTTGATACTTTCTTTGATTGTGGGAACGATGTTATTTGAACAAGATTCAAATTCACTTACGCTGACAGTGACCAACGTGAAAAATGAACAGGGGGTGGTCAGGGTTTTGCTTTTCAAAGGGGAATCCGGCTTTCCGGACGATCCTGACAAGGCATTCAAAAGTGCGTCTGTTAAAATTTCAGGAAACAAGGCCATCACCGTTTTTGATAATATTCCGGAAGGCACTTATGCGCTTTCTGTATTTCACGACAGTCAAAATACAGGGAAATTGAGAACCAATGCTTTTGGGATTCCAAGAGATGGTTATGGCTTTTCAAATGACGCCATGGGAACTTTTGGACCCCCTTCTTTCGACAAAGCAGCATTTAAAGTTACCGCAGGTAAAAATAATGTGAGCATCAATCTAAGATGA
- a CDS encoding ATP-grasp domain-containing protein encodes MILLDYPYTSDFLIDTVVKNQFPVVATKEAKEILQGTNANLITEEDAIAWVKSNPLSPVYTNSENSIAWIQQNLKGTALPAKIEAFKNKFKFRELIQEAYPDYFFKSATLSALANLDISDFKFPFIIKPAVGFFSIAVHKVDKPEDWPSIVSKIEKQMEKTKSLYPKEVVSNADFIIEEYIHGEEYAFDCYFDEKGEPVILNVLHHVFTSEYDVSDRVYSSSEEVIKRLYQPIMDFLQMIGSKIDLRNFPLHIEFRESEPGKINPIEVNPMRFGGWCTTADLTWFSYGINSYEYFFNSKKPDWNKVFEERKDKKYSLILLDNQSDIAQEDIAYFDFDAIAKDFEHPIHVRNVNMDKFGVFGFLFTETSKGNERELEEILHSDLKKYMVLKG; translated from the coding sequence ATGATTCTTTTGGATTACCCCTATACGTCGGACTTTCTGATAGACACTGTCGTCAAAAATCAATTCCCTGTTGTTGCTACCAAAGAAGCCAAAGAAATCCTTCAGGGAACAAATGCCAATTTGATCACTGAGGAAGATGCCATTGCATGGGTCAAGTCAAATCCGCTAAGTCCGGTTTATACCAATTCGGAGAACAGCATTGCGTGGATACAGCAAAACCTGAAAGGCACCGCCCTACCCGCAAAAATTGAGGCCTTTAAAAACAAATTCAAATTCAGGGAACTGATTCAAGAAGCTTATCCTGACTATTTTTTCAAATCAGCCACCTTATCAGCATTAGCGAATTTGGATATCAGCGATTTCAAATTCCCTTTTATCATCAAGCCTGCGGTTGGATTTTTCAGTATTGCTGTGCACAAAGTGGATAAGCCGGAGGATTGGCCTTCTATTGTCAGCAAAATTGAGAAACAGATGGAAAAAACCAAATCCCTATATCCCAAGGAAGTGGTCAGCAACGCGGATTTTATTATTGAGGAATATATCCATGGGGAGGAATATGCATTTGACTGTTACTTTGATGAAAAGGGAGAACCTGTGATCTTAAACGTTCTACACCATGTCTTCACCTCAGAATATGATGTCAGCGACAGGGTTTACTCCAGTTCGGAGGAAGTCATCAAAAGGCTTTATCAACCCATTATGGATTTTCTTCAAATGATCGGTTCAAAGATTGATCTCAGAAATTTTCCATTACATATTGAATTCCGGGAAAGCGAGCCTGGAAAAATCAATCCCATAGAAGTAAATCCCATGCGGTTTGGAGGATGGTGTACCACGGCTGACCTGACCTGGTTTTCTTATGGCATCAATTCTTACGAATACTTTTTCAACTCAAAAAAGCCTGATTGGAATAAAGTATTTGAAGAAAGGAAAGACAAAAAATACAGTCTTATTCTTTTGGACAACCAATCAGATATCGCCCAGGAGGATATTGCCTATTTTGACTTTGATGCCATAGCCAAAGATTTTGAGCATCCAATTCATGTCAGAAATGTGAATATGGACAAATTCGGCGTTTTCGGTTTTCTCTTCACTGAAACAAGCAAAGGAAATGAAAGGGAACTGGAAGAAATCCTCCACTCCGATCTGAAAAAGTATATGGTGCTGAAAGGGTGA
- a CDS encoding efflux transporter outer membrane subunit, protein MRKLLYIAIAVLLLGACKAGKPYQGADVLVPEQFKADLPEPEKIQADTVNTDSLPKIGNANILWWESFDDPVLMDLIQNALIYNRNALIASERIMQARYALKIQNANFLPMVGAQGSAERGNFLFNQIGQVNELFILGSGVNWELDFWGRIRNLSDAARFNLLSSEYGLQSIQISLVSDVASTYFSLLQAREEYEIAQRNLALRDSMHQIIQLRFDKGIVPQTDVDQSQILKAIAAGSVPKFKRKTVQLENALSFLIGVNPMQIETGKPLDEQKLSMDLTGFSPADLLINRPDIIAAEYTLMSQNSQVGVAKANRLPTISLNATLGIISDDITNFSLKNPLWNLGGQLAGPLFFWGQLRRQVDIAQSQQYQALFAYENTVLNAFREVEDLKIEISTLMEEISIAEERKASALNAQFLSGERYTQGITSYLEFLESQRQAFDAELELVQLQQQLLSAHARMYRATGGGPVVQ, encoded by the coding sequence ATGAGAAAACTTTTATACATAGCCATTGCTGTTTTGTTATTGGGAGCCTGTAAGGCGGGTAAGCCCTACCAAGGAGCAGATGTTTTGGTGCCAGAACAATTCAAAGCGGATTTGCCTGAACCTGAAAAAATACAAGCTGATACAGTCAATACAGACTCTCTTCCCAAAATAGGAAATGCCAATATTCTCTGGTGGGAATCTTTTGATGACCCTGTTTTGATGGATTTGATTCAAAACGCTTTAATATACAACAGAAATGCGCTTATAGCTTCTGAGCGGATCATGCAGGCCCGGTACGCACTAAAAATCCAGAATGCAAATTTCCTACCTATGGTAGGAGCACAGGGTTCCGCAGAAAGGGGCAATTTTCTTTTCAACCAAATTGGTCAGGTAAACGAACTTTTTATTTTAGGTTCCGGGGTAAATTGGGAATTGGATTTTTGGGGACGGATCAGAAACTTGTCCGATGCAGCCAGATTTAATCTATTGTCCAGTGAATATGGCTTACAAAGTATTCAGATATCACTTGTCTCAGATGTGGCCAGTACATATTTCAGCTTGTTACAGGCCAGAGAAGAGTATGAGATCGCACAGAGAAATCTGGCACTCAGGGACAGCATGCACCAAATTATCCAATTAAGGTTTGACAAAGGAATAGTCCCCCAAACAGATGTGGACCAGTCCCAGATACTTAAAGCGATTGCAGCAGGATCCGTACCCAAATTCAAGCGTAAAACAGTTCAACTGGAAAACGCATTGAGCTTTTTAATAGGAGTGAATCCTATGCAGATTGAAACCGGCAAGCCACTCGACGAACAGAAACTATCCATGGATTTGACTGGATTCAGTCCAGCAGATTTATTGATCAATCGGCCCGATATCATTGCTGCGGAATACACCCTTATGTCGCAAAACTCTCAGGTTGGTGTTGCCAAAGCCAATCGATTGCCCACCATCAGCCTCAATGCTACACTTGGAATCATTTCAGACGACATCACCAATTTTAGTTTAAAGAACCCTCTTTGGAATTTGGGTGGACAACTTGCAGGACCTTTGTTTTTCTGGGGACAGTTAAGAAGGCAGGTAGACATAGCCCAAAGCCAGCAATACCAAGCCTTATTTGCTTATGAAAATACTGTTTTGAATGCATTTAGGGAGGTAGAGGACCTGAAAATTGAAATCAGTACCTTGATGGAAGAAATCAGCATAGCGGAAGAAAGAAAAGCTTCGGCCCTGAACGCCCAATTCCTGAGTGGTGAAAGGTACACTCAGGGAATTACGAGTTATCTGGAATTCCTCGAATCCCAACGGCAGGCCTTCGATGCTGAACTGGAGCTTGTACAACTTCAACAGCAATTGCTTTCCGCTCATGCCCGAATGTATAGGGCTACCGGTGGAGGACCTGTGGTGCAGTAG
- a CDS encoding efflux RND transporter periplasmic adaptor subunit — protein sequence MKGILHPIRLVFVSLLIFSCEKKTETILIQNLKAVEVAEATVPIYKDFVGQVYGKADIPIRARVDGFIEKIHFNEGLRVTKGQLLYSIDDYPYRLDVTREQSRLSESRIMLVNATNDLERIQPLADLNAVSKRDLDAAIARKEAAEESLKAAEASLSLSKVNLGYAKIYAPITGIIGKTKAKVGEYVGRSPNPVILNTVSQIDSVIVEFFLSERDYLTLAREVIELSSTDAKKADLPLELYLADGELFPFQGKFRFIDREVDPNTGSILIQSIFPNPKGLIRPGQFAKVRSMVNVVENALVIPQRCAFEVQGFFNVYVVDSENIVVQKQVKIFDSFEDKFIIESGLEKGDKVLIDGLMTVKGGQKVNIEIIQFNAEK from the coding sequence ATGAAAGGAATTCTCCACCCTATCCGCTTAGTATTTGTTTCACTTCTTATCTTTAGTTGCGAAAAGAAAACGGAAACCATCCTTATTCAAAATCTCAAAGCTGTGGAAGTTGCAGAGGCGACTGTTCCAATTTACAAAGATTTCGTGGGGCAGGTTTACGGAAAGGCTGATATTCCAATCCGGGCTAGAGTGGATGGTTTTATCGAGAAAATCCACTTCAATGAAGGCCTGAGGGTCACTAAAGGCCAGTTACTTTATTCTATTGATGATTATCCCTACAGATTGGATGTCACCAGAGAGCAAAGCCGCCTTTCTGAATCAAGGATTATGTTGGTCAATGCAACAAATGATCTTGAGAGAATTCAACCCTTGGCAGATCTCAATGCTGTAAGTAAAAGAGATCTCGATGCGGCTATTGCAAGAAAAGAAGCCGCTGAGGAATCCTTGAAGGCTGCTGAAGCCAGTCTTAGTCTTTCAAAAGTTAATTTAGGTTACGCCAAAATTTATGCTCCTATCACCGGAATCATTGGGAAAACAAAAGCAAAAGTAGGAGAGTACGTTGGAAGGTCTCCCAATCCGGTTATTCTGAATACAGTTTCCCAGATAGACAGCGTCATTGTTGAATTCTTTTTAAGTGAAAGGGATTACCTCACCTTAGCCAGGGAGGTGATTGAATTGTCTTCGACAGATGCAAAAAAAGCGGACTTACCTTTAGAATTATATTTGGCAGATGGTGAATTGTTTCCGTTTCAAGGAAAATTCAGGTTTATTGATAGGGAGGTAGATCCTAATACAGGATCAATTTTGATTCAGAGTATTTTTCCGAATCCTAAAGGTCTCATTCGCCCGGGACAATTTGCAAAAGTCAGGAGTATGGTCAACGTGGTGGAAAATGCCTTGGTCATCCCTCAGCGTTGTGCTTTTGAAGTTCAGGGATTTTTCAATGTTTACGTGGTGGATTCAGAAAATATAGTGGTCCAGAAACAGGTGAAAATTTTTGATAGTTTTGAAGATAAATTCATCATCGAATCAGGTCTTGAAAAAGGAGACAAGGTTTTGATAGATGGTCTGATGACCGTAAAGGGAGGCCAAAAGGTTAATATAGAAATCATTCAATTCAACGCTGAAAAATAG
- a CDS encoding T9SS type A sorting domain-containing protein, which produces MKKKVLLFICFALISIVGYSQISTDEIPPSFYLESLDSEASAIDHFIATSPSMELIAKEDREDQEKGLPPRFGYPIDAGLNLSNSGKWAELPNGDKVWILKIISPGAHSINLLYDKFWIPEGSKFFVYSEDKRQVHGAFTSKNNKGTKNDPVGFATTLVFGENTILEYYLPKGVEDNPVISIEKIVHGYRDIGAFKSQNTTNFGGAGNCQVNVNCPEGTDWQEEKNAVALILVNGIRECTGSLIVNSCMDDRAYFLTADHCLYSGDANTNPNLFQWSFYWHYESPGCANPGTEPPILATSGAVVVANNPVTDFALLELIEHPGDKTGVSPYFLGWDRSGNAGTGGVGIHHPRGDLKKISTYSGTPTNSTCLGGVNHLFWQTGFDATQNGHSIPERGSSGSPLINSGRRVIGQLLGPGNCPPDLCSTAPELEVVSYGKFDVSWTGNNHPDVRRRLNHWLHPGGGTAPLTMDGKAYTFISGPDYLCSTYAFTLQNAPAGSTVSWSVSPTHLFSGSTSGSGSSAPLSPSGSTASGQATITFAIDTDCGEVEMQRPFWVGRARADIIGPYDMPTNTVEAYYAEGGFPYMGMLHLMGITDYQWSVYPSGYDWIYGQGMPGITLTISFPGFYSLGLDVTNPCGVMGTEIPVHVYNPWEHFTLYPNPTSDILHISLDPEARGRDVDQDFEVSLYDGQGRELIPAKPAHQQTSLNLSRIPKGFYYVHIRYKDALLRRQIRVER; this is translated from the coding sequence ATGAAGAAAAAAGTTCTACTTTTTATTTGCTTTGCCCTGATTTCTATTGTGGGTTATAGTCAGATCAGTACTGATGAAATTCCACCTAGTTTTTATTTGGAATCCTTAGATTCTGAGGCCAGTGCTATCGATCACTTTATTGCCACAAGTCCCTCCATGGAGCTAATTGCAAAAGAAGATCGAGAAGACCAGGAGAAAGGCCTTCCCCCTCGTTTCGGGTATCCCATTGATGCAGGGCTCAACCTAAGCAACTCTGGTAAATGGGCGGAACTTCCCAATGGGGACAAAGTTTGGATTCTTAAAATTATAAGTCCCGGGGCACATTCCATTAATCTTTTATATGACAAGTTTTGGATACCGGAAGGCAGTAAATTTTTCGTTTATAGTGAGGACAAAAGACAGGTTCACGGAGCTTTTACTTCGAAGAACAATAAAGGCACAAAAAACGATCCTGTCGGGTTTGCTACAACATTGGTCTTTGGGGAAAATACCATTCTTGAATATTACCTTCCTAAAGGGGTAGAAGATAATCCTGTGATTTCAATTGAAAAGATAGTCCACGGCTATCGGGATATTGGTGCTTTTAAATCTCAAAACACAACTAATTTCGGTGGGGCAGGGAACTGTCAGGTAAATGTCAATTGTCCAGAAGGAACTGATTGGCAAGAAGAGAAGAATGCTGTTGCTTTGATTTTGGTAAACGGAATAAGGGAATGTACTGGATCTTTAATTGTCAATTCTTGTATGGATGACAGGGCATATTTTTTGACAGCAGACCATTGCTTATATTCAGGGGATGCTAATACAAATCCCAACCTTTTTCAATGGAGTTTTTACTGGCACTATGAGAGCCCGGGGTGTGCCAATCCCGGTACTGAGCCACCTATTCTAGCGACAAGCGGAGCGGTGGTTGTGGCCAATAACCCTGTGACTGATTTTGCTTTATTGGAGTTGATAGAGCATCCCGGGGATAAAACTGGAGTAAGCCCATATTTTTTGGGATGGGACAGGTCGGGCAATGCGGGAACTGGTGGAGTGGGGATTCATCATCCAAGAGGTGATTTAAAGAAAATATCAACATATAGTGGAACACCGACCAATTCTACTTGTCTTGGAGGAGTCAATCATCTTTTTTGGCAGACAGGGTTTGATGCCACACAAAATGGCCATTCAATCCCCGAACGCGGTTCTTCAGGATCTCCCTTGATCAATTCGGGCCGCAGGGTGATCGGTCAGTTATTGGGGCCAGGAAATTGCCCTCCTGATTTATGCAGTACAGCTCCGGAATTGGAAGTGGTTTCCTATGGAAAATTCGATGTATCATGGACAGGTAACAACCATCCTGATGTGCGTCGAAGACTGAATCATTGGCTTCATCCTGGCGGTGGCACAGCTCCTTTAACGATGGATGGTAAGGCTTACACCTTCATCTCCGGCCCCGACTACCTCTGTTCCACCTATGCCTTTACCCTACAGAACGCCCCGGCAGGCAGTACGGTAAGCTGGTCGGTCTCACCTACCCACCTCTTTTCTGGCAGTACATCCGGCAGTGGGAGTTCTGCGCCGCTGAGCCCATCAGGTTCCACTGCCTCGGGACAGGCGACCATAACCTTTGCGATAGATACAGATTGCGGGGAAGTGGAGATGCAGAGACCCTTCTGGGTCGGCAGGGCACGCGCGGATATCATAGGCCCTTACGATATGCCAACCAATACCGTGGAGGCCTATTATGCGGAAGGGGGTTTTCCCTATATGGGCATGTTACACCTTATGGGCATCACGGATTACCAATGGTCGGTCTATCCTTCGGGATACGATTGGATCTATGGGCAGGGGATGCCCGGCATCACACTCACCATCAGCTTCCCCGGGTTTTACTCCCTCGGATTGGATGTCACCAATCCCTGTGGGGTGATGGGCACGGAAATACCTGTCCATGTCTATAACCCTTGGGAGCATTTTACCCTCTACCCCAATCCCACCTCGGACATCCTCCATATCAGTCTGGACCCGGAAGCCCGTGGCAGGGATGTTGACCAGGACTTTGAGGTCAGCCTCTACGACGGTCAGGGCAGGGAACTTATCCCGGCTAAGCCGGCCCATCAGCAGACCAGCCTGAACCTCAGCCGCATCCCCAAAGGCTTCTACTATGTCCATATCCGCTACAAAGACGCCCTGCTCAGAAGACAGATCAGGGTGGAGAGATAG